TTATTTGCCCTTTCCAGATTTTTTTAGCTAAAATAGTCTTCCATAAATCTTCAAATAATTTATTTGGCATATCTTCATGTCTGATAATATTATGTTTTTTACCAATTAATTCTTTTTCTGAATATTTTGAAATTTTTATAAATTCTTCATTTACATAGGTTATAAAGCCATATTTATCTGTTTTTGAAACAATTGCACTAAAATCAACAGCTTTTTTATATTGATTTAAAAGTTTTACTGTATTTTCTAAAGATAGGGTTCTCTCTTCTACTTTATACTCTAACTCTTTTTGAGTATTATCGTGTTCTTTTTTTCTTTTGATAGATATTATAGTATAGTGAATAGTTAAAATTAATATTAGAATAACTAAAAGTGTGATTATAAATAATTGTTGAGAACTTGATAATAAAAAATCATTTTTAAAGGGCATTGTAATTTGTATTACACCTCTAACATCACCTAACTTCCAAGTATCTTTTGGTGTATCAATTCTTGTATTATGGCAGGTTACGCAAGATTTATCATAAAAGATATCAGTTACTGCAACTTTGAAGACTTTTTTATTATTCTCAACAGCAGTTTTTTTATAAATCTCTATAGGATTATTTATTAAAAAAGTTAAAGATTCCTTTTCATATTTGTCTAAAACTCTATCTTGTCTATTTGGAAATGGGTAGTTACTGTATATTCTTATATTCATTTCTTTTTTAGTAACTAGTTTACTTAAATCATGAAGTAAGGTTGCAGGTAAAGGTATAGTGTCTTTTTTATCTGCATAATCATAGTTTATTTTTATTTCTTCATAGTTTTTAATTTTATTAATGACATGAGAAGTATAATAACTTCTTACTTTTTTTAAATTATCTATTAGTTCAACAGCTCTTTGAACCATTTCATCTTTTTTATTCTCTTCAGAAAGTTTTGGTAAAAGAAAAAATAGAATATAAAAAAGAATAATAGCAATTACTAAAATAGGCCCTATGTAAGGATTAAAAAAAGGTTTAAAAAGTTTTTTCATTTATTTTTCTTCTTGAAAAGAATGGTATATCTCTTTTATTTCATGAATATTCTCTGTAAAAATATCTACAATCTTGGGATCAAAATGTTTGCCTTTTTCTTCTTTTAATAATTCTAAAGCTTTTTCAAAAGACCAAGCTTCTTTATATGGCCTTGTTGAAGTTAGTGCATCAAAAACATCAACAACAGCAACTATTCTTCCATAAAGATGAATCTCTTCTTTTTTTAATCCTTTTGGATATCCTGAACCATCATACCTTTCATGATGTGTTATTGCAATTGTTGCACCTGCTTGTAAGAATTTACTTTTTGATTCTTTTAAAATATCATAACCTATAACTGCATGAGTTTTCATTTTTTGAAACTCTTCTTCTGTAAGTTTTCCTGGTTTTAATAATATATTATCTTCAATTCCTACTTTACCTAAATCATGGAAAGGTGCAGCATAAAAAATTATCTCTTGTTCTTCTTCATCAAGTCCATATTGCTGTGCAATAAGTTTTGAATAATGTGCAACTCTTAAAACGTGTGAAGCTGTTTCTGGGTCTTTATACTCTGCTGTTTTACCTAAAATATATAAAGTTTCTTGTTCTCTTTGTCTTAAATCTTGTGTTGCTTTTTTTACTTCTTCTTCTAAAAGCTTGGCTTTATCTTCTATAAGAAGTCTATTTTGGTAATTTGTTAATAATGTAGTAACTCTTGCTTGAAATAAAACAGAGTTTACAGGTTTACTTAAAAAATCATTTACTCCTGCTTCAAAAGCTTCTTTATGAATATTATCATCATCTCCTGTTGCAGTAATCATCACAATTGGAGTTTTATCATTATTTATTCTAAACTCTTTTATAAATTCAAGACCATTTAAATTAGGCATCATATAGTCAATTATTAATAAATCAATAGAATTTCTCATTACATACATTAAAGCTTCTAGTGAGTCAGAAAAACTTGTTACATTTAAACCTATTTCATTACAAATTGCTTCTACAAGAAAGAGATTGTTTTTATTATCATCAACAGATACAATGTGCAAGTCTTTAAAATCCATTTAGAAACCTTTTTTTAATAATTCTTAGTTATAATATTTTATACTTTTATGACTTAAATGACAATTTGTATAAGTTAACTATATATACTACTAAATAGGGGGTATGTGATGTTTTTATTAAGAAGAATCATTATTATTTTATTGTTATTATCTTTTTATAGTTCTGTAAATGCAAAAGAAAAAGAAGAATTACTTTTTTATATTGGAATAACA
This sequence is a window from Halarcobacter mediterraneus. Protein-coding genes within it:
- a CDS encoding HD domain-containing phosphohydrolase gives rise to the protein MDFKDLHIVSVDDNKNNLFLVEAICNEIGLNVTSFSDSLEALMYVMRNSIDLLIIDYMMPNLNGLEFIKEFRINNDKTPIVMITATGDDDNIHKEAFEAGVNDFLSKPVNSVLFQARVTTLLTNYQNRLLIEDKAKLLEEEVKKATQDLRQREQETLYILGKTAEYKDPETASHVLRVAHYSKLIAQQYGLDEEEQEIIFYAAPFHDLGKVGIEDNILLKPGKLTEEEFQKMKTHAVIGYDILKESKSKFLQAGATIAITHHERYDGSGYPKGLKKEEIHLYGRIVAVVDVFDALTSTRPYKEAWSFEKALELLKEEKGKHFDPKIVDIFTENIHEIKEIYHSFQEEK
- a CDS encoding c-type heme family protein → MKKLFKPFFNPYIGPILVIAIILFYILFFLLPKLSEENKKDEMVQRAVELIDNLKKVRSYYTSHVINKIKNYEEIKINYDYADKKDTIPLPATLLHDLSKLVTKKEMNIRIYSNYPFPNRQDRVLDKYEKESLTFLINNPIEIYKKTAVENNKKVFKVAVTDIFYDKSCVTCHNTRIDTPKDTWKLGDVRGVIQITMPFKNDFLLSSSQQLFIITLLVILILILTIHYTIISIKRKKEHDNTQKELEYKVEERTLSLENTVKLLNQYKKAVDFSAIVSKTDKYGFITYVNEEFIKISKYSEKELIGKKHNIIRHEDMPNKLFEDLWKTILAKKIWKGQIKNKAKDGSSYYVLTTIVPILNVEDEIEEFLAIRLDVSSIVEAQLQAQRADEAKSIFLANMSHEIRTPLNAIIGFSELLSKNKELTKEN